The following coding sequences are from one Streptomyces sp. NBC_01294 window:
- the ispG gene encoding flavodoxin-dependent (E)-4-hydroxy-3-methylbut-2-enyl-diphosphate synthase, producing the protein MTAISLGMPAVPTKLADRRVSRKIQVGSVAVGGDAPISVQSMTTTRTSDIGATLQQIAELTASGCNIVRVACPTQDDADALAVIAKKSQIPVIADIHFQPKYVFAAIDAGCAAVRVNPGNIKQFDDKVKEIAHAAKAAGTPIRIGVNAGSLDARLLKKYGKATPEALVESALWEASLFEEHGFGDIKISVKHNDPVVMVNAYRQLAAACDYPLHLGVTEAGPAFQGTIKSAVAFGALLSEGIGDTIRVSLSAPPVEEIKVGNQILESLNLKPRRLEIVSCPSCGRAQVDVYKLAEEVTAGLEGMEVPLRVAVMGCVVNGPGEAREADLGVASGNGKGQIFVKGEVIKTVPESKIVETLIEEALKIAEQMEKDGVMSGEPTVAIGV; encoded by the coding sequence ATGACTGCCATCTCTCTCGGAATGCCGGCCGTGCCGACGAAGCTTGCCGACCGCAGGGTCAGCCGCAAGATCCAGGTCGGATCGGTGGCCGTCGGCGGCGACGCGCCCATCTCGGTGCAGTCGATGACCACCACCCGCACCTCCGACATCGGCGCCACGCTCCAGCAGATCGCCGAGCTGACCGCCTCCGGCTGCAACATCGTCCGCGTGGCCTGCCCGACCCAGGACGACGCCGACGCGCTCGCCGTGATCGCGAAGAAGTCGCAGATCCCGGTCATCGCCGACATCCACTTCCAGCCGAAGTACGTGTTCGCCGCGATCGACGCCGGCTGCGCCGCGGTCCGCGTGAACCCGGGCAACATCAAGCAGTTCGACGACAAGGTCAAGGAGATCGCGCACGCCGCCAAGGCCGCGGGCACCCCGATCCGGATCGGCGTCAACGCGGGCTCGCTCGACGCCCGCCTGCTGAAGAAGTACGGCAAGGCCACCCCCGAGGCGCTGGTCGAGTCCGCGCTGTGGGAGGCCTCCCTCTTCGAGGAGCACGGCTTCGGCGACATCAAGATCTCGGTCAAGCACAACGACCCGGTCGTCATGGTCAACGCCTACCGCCAGCTGGCCGCCGCCTGCGACTACCCGCTGCACCTGGGCGTCACCGAGGCCGGCCCCGCGTTCCAGGGCACCATCAAGTCCGCCGTCGCCTTCGGCGCGCTGCTCTCCGAGGGCATCGGCGACACCATCCGCGTCTCCCTCTCCGCCCCGCCGGTCGAGGAGATCAAGGTCGGCAACCAGATCCTGGAGTCGCTGAACCTCAAGCCGCGCCGCCTGGAGATCGTCTCCTGCCCGTCCTGCGGCCGGGCCCAGGTCGACGTCTACAAGCTGGCCGAGGAGGTCACGGCGGGCCTGGAGGGCATGGAGGTCCCGCTGCGCGTCGCGGTCATGGGCTGCGTCGTCAACGGCCCGGGCGAGGCCCGCGAGGCCGACCTCGGCGTCGCCTCCGGCAACGGCAAGGGCCAGATCTTCGTGAAGGGCGAGGTCATCAAGACCGTCCCCGAGTCGAAGATCGTGGAGACCCTCATCGAGGAGGCGCTGAAGATCGCCGAGCAGATGGAGAAGGACGGCGTGATGAGCGGCGAGCCCACGGTCGCCATCGGCGTCTGA
- a CDS encoding GNAT family N-acetyltransferase has translation MLTQTTTRVLEPSDLDAALDILGRDPVENAFVTSRVQVAGLDPWRLGGEMWGWYADGELRSLCYAGANLVPVCAEPDAVRAFADRARRTGRRCSSIVGPAEATRLLWQLLEPSWGPAREVRSHQPLMVIERPSTTVRADPRVRRIRKDEMDLIMPACVAMFTEEVGISPMAGDGGLLYQARVAELVASGRSFAHVEDGMVVFKAEIGAATARACQIQGVWVDPEFRGRGHSETGMAAVVAYALQDVAPVVSLYVNDYNTAARAAYRRVGFREVGAFMSVLF, from the coding sequence GTGTTGACGCAGACCACCACCCGGGTCCTTGAGCCCAGTGATCTCGACGCCGCGCTCGACATCCTCGGACGCGACCCGGTCGAGAACGCGTTCGTCACCTCCCGGGTCCAGGTGGCCGGACTCGACCCCTGGCGCCTGGGCGGCGAGATGTGGGGCTGGTACGCCGACGGCGAGCTCCGTTCGCTCTGCTACGCGGGCGCCAACCTGGTCCCCGTCTGCGCCGAACCCGACGCCGTGCGCGCCTTCGCCGACCGCGCCCGCCGCACCGGCCGCCGCTGCTCCTCCATCGTCGGCCCCGCCGAGGCCACCCGGCTGCTGTGGCAGCTCCTGGAGCCCAGCTGGGGGCCGGCCCGCGAGGTCCGTTCCCACCAGCCGCTCATGGTCATCGAGCGTCCGTCCACCACGGTCCGGGCCGACCCGCGGGTCCGCCGGATCCGCAAGGACGAGATGGACCTGATCATGCCCGCCTGCGTGGCCATGTTCACCGAGGAGGTCGGCATCTCGCCGATGGCCGGCGACGGCGGGCTGCTCTACCAGGCCCGCGTCGCCGAGCTCGTCGCGAGCGGCCGCTCCTTCGCCCACGTCGAGGACGGCATGGTCGTCTTCAAGGCGGAGATCGGCGCCGCCACCGCCCGCGCCTGCCAGATCCAGGGCGTGTGGGTGGACCCCGAGTTCCGCGGCCGCGGGCACTCGGAGACCGGCATGGCCGCCGTCGTCGCCTACGCGCTGCAGGACGTGGCCCCCGTGGTCAGCCTCTACGTGAACGACTACAACACCGCCGCGCGGGCGGCGTACCGGCGCGTCGGCTTCCGCGAGGTCGGCGCTTTCATGAGCGTGCTGTTCTGA
- a CDS encoding M50 family metallopeptidase, protein MTLLMTVLGVVVFAVGLLVSIAWHELGHLSTAKFFGIRVPQYMVGFGPTIWSRRKGETEYGIKAIPMGGYIRMIGMFPPGEDGKVTARSTSPFRSMIEDARSAAYEELQPGDESRLFYTRKPWKRVIVMFAGPFMNLVLAVAIFLTTLMTFGLNTQTTSVATVSDCVIQQSEKRTKCLPEDPAAPAKAAGLKPGDKIVAFNGRPVDEWSALQKDIRATVGPAEITVERAGERVDLTANLIENKVAKTDSSGKYVKDEYVTAGFLGFGPATGYVPQSFGQSGERMGEMMQAGVQSLIELPSKVPGLWDAAFNGAERKQDSPMGVVGAARVSGEIFTLDIPAQHQLVFFLNLLAGFNLSLFLFNMLPLLPLDGGHIAGALWESVRRKLARLFRRPDPGPFDVAKLMPVAYVVAGLFICFTLLVMVADVVNPIKIT, encoded by the coding sequence ATGACACTACTGATGACGGTGCTCGGGGTCGTGGTCTTCGCGGTCGGCCTGCTGGTCTCCATCGCCTGGCACGAGCTGGGGCACCTCTCCACGGCCAAGTTCTTCGGCATCCGGGTGCCGCAGTACATGGTGGGCTTCGGCCCGACCATCTGGTCGCGGAGGAAGGGCGAGACCGAGTACGGGATCAAGGCCATCCCGATGGGCGGCTACATCCGCATGATCGGGATGTTCCCGCCCGGCGAGGACGGCAAGGTCACCGCCCGCTCCACGTCGCCGTTCCGGTCGATGATCGAGGACGCGCGCTCCGCCGCGTACGAGGAGCTCCAGCCCGGAGACGAGAGCCGGCTCTTCTACACGCGCAAGCCGTGGAAGCGCGTGATCGTGATGTTCGCCGGCCCCTTCATGAACCTCGTCCTGGCCGTGGCGATCTTCCTCACCACCCTGATGACCTTCGGGCTCAACACCCAGACCACCTCGGTCGCCACCGTCTCGGACTGCGTCATCCAGCAGAGCGAGAAGCGCACCAAGTGCCTGCCCGAGGACCCGGCCGCCCCCGCCAAGGCGGCGGGCCTGAAGCCGGGCGACAAGATCGTCGCCTTCAACGGCCGCCCGGTCGACGAGTGGTCCGCCCTGCAGAAGGACATCCGCGCCACCGTCGGCCCGGCCGAGATCACCGTGGAGCGGGCCGGCGAGCGCGTGGACCTCACGGCGAACCTGATCGAGAACAAGGTCGCCAAGACGGACAGCAGCGGCAAGTACGTCAAGGACGAGTACGTGACCGCCGGCTTCCTCGGCTTCGGCCCCGCCACCGGCTACGTCCCGCAGTCCTTCGGCCAGTCCGGCGAGCGCATGGGCGAGATGATGCAGGCCGGCGTGCAGTCGTTGATCGAACTGCCGTCCAAGGTCCCGGGCCTGTGGGACGCGGCCTTCAACGGGGCCGAACGCAAGCAGGACAGCCCGATGGGCGTCGTCGGCGCGGCGCGGGTCAGCGGTGAGATCTTCACCCTCGACATCCCCGCCCAGCACCAGCTCGTGTTCTTCCTCAACCTGCTGGCCGGTTTCAACCTCTCGCTGTTCCTGTTCAACATGCTGCCGCTGCTCCCGCTCGACGGCGGGCACATCGCCGGAGCCCTGTGGGAGTCGGTCCGGCGCAAGCTGGCGCGGCTCTTCCGGCGCCCCGACCCCGGCCCGTTCGACGTGGCGAAGCTGATGCCCGTCGCGTACGTGGTCGCGGGCCTGTTCATCTGCTTCACCCTGCTGGTGATGGTGGCGGACGTGGTGAACCCGATCAAGATCACCTAG
- a CDS encoding GNAT family N-acetyltransferase, whose product MLPSGVRIGPLDLAARVDEALRVQAVAFGLSEEEVGIRRYIVQRHMACRGARALGAFAEDGALTGFVYGMPNDRTHWWSTIVEPYLRAGGHEAWLDGSFVITELHVHPGFQGHGVGRGLITALTDDAAEPRSILSAIDTESPARGLYRALGYTDLARQVHFPSASLPYAVMGATLPLSRP is encoded by the coding sequence ATGCTGCCATCCGGAGTCCGCATCGGCCCCCTCGACCTCGCCGCCCGCGTGGACGAGGCCCTGCGCGTGCAGGCCGTCGCCTTCGGCCTCAGCGAGGAGGAGGTCGGCATCCGGCGCTACATCGTCCAGCGCCACATGGCCTGCCGCGGCGCCCGCGCCCTCGGGGCGTTCGCCGAGGACGGGGCGCTCACCGGGTTCGTGTACGGGATGCCGAACGACCGGACGCACTGGTGGTCCACGATCGTCGAGCCCTACCTGCGCGCCGGCGGGCACGAGGCCTGGCTCGACGGCTCCTTCGTGATCACCGAACTGCACGTCCACCCCGGCTTCCAGGGCCACGGCGTCGGCCGCGGCCTGATCACCGCCCTCACCGACGACGCCGCCGAACCCCGCTCGATCCTCTCCGCCATCGACACCGAGAGCCCCGCCCGGGGCCTCTACCGGGCCCTCGGCTACACCGACCTCGCCCGCCAGGTCCACTTCCCGAGCGCGAGCCTCCCGTACGCCGTCATGGGCGCCACCCTGCCGCTGAGCAGGCCCTGA
- a CDS encoding proline--tRNA ligase: MSTQHVQRMSRLMAKTLREDPADAETLSHRLLVRAGYVRRSSAGVWTWLPLGKRVLDNVSRVVREEMDAIGAQEVLLPALLPKEPYEVSGRWSEYGDLLFRLKDRKGADYLLGPTHEEIFTLVVKDQCTSYKDLPVMLYQIQTKYRDEARPRSGVLRGREFQMKDSYSFDVSDEGLEESYRLHREAYVRIFERLGLDHRIVSAVSGAMGGSASEEFLAPAGAGEDTFVDCPSCDYAANTEAVTFALAPVSAEHPALEEVDTPDTPTIETLAAHLGVPASATLKNLLVKVDGEIVAVGVPGDREVDLGKLGEHLAPAVVELVTAEDFVGRPDLVRGYVGPQGLEKVRYLADPRVAPGTAWVTGANRADTHARNVVCGRDFEVDQYLDVVVVEPGDPCPNCGAGLRLDRAIEIGHIFQLGRKYADAFGLDVLGREGKPVRVTMGSYGIGVSRAVAALAEQTADERGLCWPAAVAPADVHVVAAGKAVPLALAEEAATALAGSGLRVLLDDRPGLSPGVKLTDAELIGVPWILVAGRRSAEQVVELQNRATGTREELPLPEALARLTR, from the coding sequence ATGTCTACGCAACACGTGCAGCGCATGTCCCGCCTGATGGCCAAGACACTCCGCGAGGACCCGGCCGACGCCGAAACCCTCAGCCACCGGCTTCTGGTCCGCGCCGGCTACGTCCGGCGCAGCTCGGCCGGGGTGTGGACGTGGCTGCCGCTCGGCAAGCGCGTCCTGGACAACGTCTCGCGCGTCGTCCGCGAGGAGATGGACGCGATCGGCGCCCAGGAGGTGCTGCTCCCGGCCCTGCTGCCGAAAGAGCCGTACGAGGTCAGCGGACGCTGGTCGGAGTACGGGGACCTGCTGTTCCGGCTCAAGGACCGCAAGGGCGCGGACTACCTGCTCGGTCCCACGCACGAGGAGATCTTCACCCTGGTGGTGAAGGACCAGTGCACCTCGTACAAGGACCTGCCGGTCATGCTGTACCAGATCCAGACCAAGTACCGCGACGAGGCGCGGCCGCGCTCCGGGGTGCTGCGGGGGCGCGAGTTCCAGATGAAGGACTCGTACTCCTTCGACGTGTCCGACGAGGGGCTGGAGGAGTCGTACCGGCTCCACCGCGAGGCGTACGTCCGCATCTTCGAGCGGCTCGGCCTGGACCACCGGATCGTGTCGGCGGTGTCGGGGGCGATGGGCGGCTCGGCGTCGGAGGAGTTCCTGGCCCCGGCCGGGGCGGGCGAGGACACGTTCGTGGACTGCCCGTCCTGCGACTACGCGGCGAACACCGAGGCCGTGACGTTCGCCCTGGCACCGGTGTCCGCGGAGCACCCGGCGCTGGAGGAAGTGGACACCCCGGACACCCCCACGATCGAGACCCTGGCGGCGCACCTGGGCGTCCCCGCCTCGGCGACGCTGAAGAACCTGCTGGTCAAGGTGGACGGCGAGATCGTGGCCGTGGGCGTGCCGGGTGACCGGGAGGTCGACCTCGGCAAGCTGGGCGAGCACCTGGCCCCGGCGGTGGTGGAGCTGGTGACGGCCGAGGACTTCGTCGGCCGGCCCGACCTCGTACGCGGCTACGTGGGCCCGCAGGGCCTGGAGAAGGTCCGCTACCTGGCCGACCCGCGGGTCGCGCCGGGCACGGCCTGGGTGACGGGCGCCAACCGGGCGGACACCCACGCCCGCAACGTGGTCTGCGGCCGCGACTTCGAGGTGGACCAGTACCTCGACGTGGTGGTCGTCGAGCCCGGTGACCCCTGCCCGAACTGCGGCGCCGGACTGCGCCTGGACCGGGCCATCGAGATCGGCCACATCTTCCAGCTGGGCCGCAAGTACGCCGACGCCTTCGGCCTGGACGTGCTGGGCCGCGAGGGCAAGCCGGTCCGCGTCACCATGGGTTCCTACGGCATCGGCGTCTCCCGCGCGGTGGCGGCGCTCGCCGAGCAGACGGCGGACGAGCGCGGGCTGTGCTGGCCGGCGGCGGTGGCCCCGGCGGACGTCCACGTGGTGGCGGCGGGCAAGGCGGTGCCGCTGGCCCTGGCGGAGGAGGCGGCGACGGCCCTGGCGGGCTCCGGCCTGCGGGTCCTGCTGGACGACCGTCCGGGGCTCTCCCCGGGTGTGAAGCTCACGGACGCGGAGCTGATCGGCGTGCCGTGGATCCTGGTGGCGGGGCGGCGGTCCGCGGAGCAGGTGGTCGAACTCCAGAACCGCGCGACGGGCACCCGCGAGGAACTCCCCCTCCCCGAGGCCCTCGCCCGCCTGACGCGCTGA